The DNA segment CGTGGCGATTTTGCTCGCGGAAAACCCGCAGCCGCGCAGGCGCTCGACGTCGGTGGCGAGAAGCTGCTCCGGCCGCGGAAACGTCTGTCCGGCGAACAACCCCAGCAAACGCCCCAGAATCGCGTCCCCAGCCTTGGCGTGCAGTTGCTGATAAGCGATCGCCCGCACCAGCGATTCATACGGATCGCGCGCCGGATGCGGGCGATGCAGGCACGGGCCTATAGCGGCGATATGGCGCTGCCAGTCAGCATCGAGTGCGGCGAGAAAATCGCTCGCCGCTTGATAAGTGCCTGCCACGTTATTTCAGCAGGCCGTTGACTTCGCCATAGGTGAACGCCTTGAGCGCCTGCGTATCGAGCCGGCCATGGGCAAGAAAGCTTTTCACCAGCCCGCCCATTGCGCCGTAGAGAAACTCGGCGATTGCGGAGCCAGCGCTCAAGCGCCGCACGCCCAACGCCTGCAACTGGTCGGGCGAAGGCAGGCCAGCGACGCCCAGCACGTTGACTGGCAGTGCGGTGCCTTGGCAGATCGCCTCGATTTCATCAGCGGCGCTGACCCCGGCGGCGAACAAGCCATCAGCACCGGCGGCTTGATAAAGCGCTGCGCGACGCAAGGTTTCAGCGACGCGCGCCTGGGCCGCGACCAGACTTTTCAGGTACACGTCGGTACGCGCATTGATGAACAGTTTTACCTCGCGCCGGGCGGCGATCTGGCGCGCCAGTTCGATCTTGCGCGCGAGCAGCTCCGGCGCTCCGGCGCCATCCTCGATATTGATGCCCACGGCACCCGCGCCGATCACTGCATCCAGGACTTCGGCCACGCGCCCTAGATCATCGGAATACCCAGCCTCGACGTCGACACTCAATGGCACGCTGATCACCCTGGCCATGGACTCCACCGTCGCCACCAAGCGTTCGAGGGGCAGGGCATTGCCATCCGGGTAACCATGGACCCAGGCCACGGCGGCGCTGCTGGTGGCCACGGCGTTGCCGCCCAGATGTTCGACCAGCCGCGCGCCGGTGGCGTCGGCGACGTTGGTCAGAATCAACAGGCCTTGTTGGTGCAGTTGATGGAATTGTGTATCGAGCATGCTCATCGAAATCCCTTTGTGATTAATGTCAGCAGGTCAGAACGCGAGTTGTTGCGTGAGCTGCGTGGCGGCGTTTTCCAGGCGCAACAGAAACGCCTTGCGCGGCTGCCCACCACCATAGCCGGTCAACGCGCCGTCCGCGCCGATTACTCGGTGACACGGCACCACGATCGACAGGCGATTATGCCCGTTGGCCAGGCCGACGGCGCGGCTGGCGCCGGGTTTGCCCAGCCCGGCGGCGATGGCGCCATAAGTGCTGGTGTGGCCGTAGGGGATTTGCAGCAGCGCCGCCCAGACCTGGCGATCGAATGCACTGCCGGGCATATGTAAAGCCACGCTGAACGCGCTCAGGTTGCCGGCAAAATACTCCGCCAGTTGGGTTTCGATCTGCTGCAAATGCGCGTTGTGTCCCGGCGCGACGGCGTAACCGTAGCGCCCGTGCAACTGCTCGACTTCGCGGGTCAGCGCCGGCCGGTCGAGGAATTCCAGCAACACCAGACCGCGGCGTTCGGCCATGGCGATCATCGGCCCCAGCGGCGTGGTCAGCCGGGTGAACAGCAGCGGCTCGCTCTGGGCGACGCGGCCTGGCGTGATGTTGAAGGACTTCTGAAACGCATCACGAAAACCGCTGAGCGATTCATAGCCGGAATCGAAGGCCGCATGGTCGATCGATGCGCCTTGCTTGATTCCGCCCAGCGCCATGCCCAGCCGTCGTGTGCGCAGCCAGGCATGGAAGGTCATGCCGAAATGCTGCTTGAACCAGCGGCGCAGTTTCAGCGGTTCGATGCCTTCGACGAGCAACTGCGCATCGCTCCAGCGCACCTCGGGGTCGGCGTCCACGGCGCTGAGCAGACGCTGCACCC comes from the Pseudomonas granadensis genome and includes:
- a CDS encoding isocitrate lyase/PEP mutase family protein, whose amino-acid sequence is MSMLDTQFHQLHQQGLLILTNVADATGARLVEHLGGNAVATSSAAVAWVHGYPDGNALPLERLVATVESMARVISVPLSVDVEAGYSDDLGRVAEVLDAVIGAGAVGINIEDGAGAPELLARKIELARQIAARREVKLFINARTDVYLKSLVAAQARVAETLRRAALYQAAGADGLFAAGVSAADEIEAICQGTALPVNVLGVAGLPSPDQLQALGVRRLSAGSAIAEFLYGAMGGLVKSFLAHGRLDTQALKAFTYGEVNGLLK
- a CDS encoding bifunctional transcriptional activator/DNA repair enzyme AdaA, with the protein product MNIQTTALPPHAEMVRAMLERDTAYEGVFFTAVKTTGIFCRPSCTARKPKPENVEFFAHADECLSAGYRACLRCKPLDAAAIAPDWVQRLLSAVDADPEVRWSDAQLLVEGIEPLKLRRWFKQHFGMTFHAWLRTRRLGMALGGIKQGASIDHAAFDSGYESLSGFRDAFQKSFNITPGRVAQSEPLLFTRLTTPLGPMIAMAERRGLVLLEFLDRPALTREVEQLHGRYGYAVAPGHNAHLQQIETQLAEYFAGNLSAFSVALHMPGSAFDRQVWAALLQIPYGHTSTYGAIAAGLGKPGASRAVGLANGHNRLSIVVPCHRVIGADGALTGYGGGQPRKAFLLRLENAATQLTQQLAF